DNA from Candidatus Nealsonbacteria bacterium:
CTCAACTGTTTCATTCGGCTTGAGGAATTGGACGTTAGAACCGAGTTGTTGTTGATTTAAATTAAATCGACAGGGGTCCTCTTTTTTAGAAAAATAAAAATTTTCTCGGTGAGAATATAAAAACCTGGCTTTTGTTTTCAAAATCTCGGCTTCCTTAAATTCTTCACCCGGATGAAAAGTTTTATTAATTGTCTTTCCAGTGATTAAATTTTTTATTTTTGTCTGAACCACCGAACTCCCCCTTCCTTTAAACATAAAAGAACTCTCTAAAACCTCATAGGGTTCTTGATTCAAAATAAATTTTACCCCT
Protein-coding regions in this window:
- the efp gene encoding elongation factor P, whose product is MLTHTDLKKGVKFILNQEPYEVLESSFMFKGRGSSVVQTKIKNLITGKTINKTFHPGEEFKEAEILKTKARFLYSHRENFYFSKKEDPCRFNLNQQQLGSNVQFLKPNETVEVLEFQNKIINIVLPIKINLKVIESPPGIKGDRAQAGTKTAILETGAKINVPLFIKEGDIIEVNAEKGEYVRRVEK